AAGCCGCTCGGCCATTTCTATCGCTTGCTCCAGGGTCCTGCCCCGGAAGTCGGGGACCCGTATCGACTTTCGCAAGGTCACGACCCGCACGGTCACGAAGGCGGAAAGGGCTGTCAACAGGACGGCCCCGACGCCAAGGACCGTCAGACGAAACACCCATCGGAGAAGCCAGCGCATCGCAATCGTCCCGACTTTTTGGGGAATAGGTTCCAACGGCCAGCCCGACTACCGGGACCTCCGTCACCGGGCGAGGTCGACCGGATGGCATGGTCAGACCTGCTGTCTGAGGCCCACCGTCGGTGATCCCTTTTCCCGGGACCCGAGGCCCGGCACCCGGGACCTGCCCCGTGTCAGTACCCATACGCCTCGGCGAGGCTCTCCAGGAAGGCGACGATCATCCGGGCCGTCGCCCCCCAGATCAAGTAGGGCCCATACTGAAAACAGGGGCCCTGGTAAACGTCTGGACCCTTCCGCATTTCCAGCCATCGGTAGTGACTCGGGTCCATCAGGTGCGCCAGGGGCACGCGAATCCATGCTTCGACCTCTCGTCGATTCAGGCGGACCGGCCAGGCGGCGCGCAGGAAAGCCACGACTGGGCAGACCCAGAAGTCCGTCACGGTTCGGACCGGCGGCAGACTGCCCAGGGGTTCGGCGACTTCCGGCGGCAGGCCGACTTCCTCCCAAGCCTCCCGGAGGGCCGTCCCCCACGGGCCGGCGTCGCCGGGTCGGGCGACGCCCCCGGGGAAAGCGATCTGGCCCCGATGGAGGGTCATAGCCCGGGACCGCTGGATGACGTACAGGAACCAGGCCGGCGGGTCGGCCTGCCATTCCAAAGGGATCAGGACGGCCGCCGGCGTCAGGCCCGCTTCAGGCGCTGGCGGACACCGTTCCGGGATGGGTCGGAGATGAGCCTGGAGACGCTCTTTTAAATCGGGGTCCTGCCAGGGTTTTACGGGAAGGCCCGAAGGCTTCAGGCTCGGAACCATTGGCGAAGCCGCTCCCACCAGGGAAACTGGGTGCGGACCTCCCGGACGGCGCCGGTCGCCGGGTCGATGGAGACCACACGTCGGCAGAGCCAGGCGGCGAGGGCCTCGTCGCGAGTGAACAGGAGAAGCGTCAGGTCCCGGCCGACTCGCCGGACCAGACGACCCAGCTCGAAGGCCGTCGCCCCGTCCAAACGCTCGGTCGGATAGAATAGAATCAGCAGGTCCGGCGAAAAGGCCAACGCCCGGGCCAGATGGACCCGGAACCGAATGTCGGGGCCGGCCTCGCCCATCGGGCGTTCCAGGTCGGCCGGCCGGAGGCCCACTCGTCGAGCGAGGGTCCGAATCTCCGCGTACCGACGCTCGTCCATCGGGGTCGACCAGTCCATCGCAAAGGTCGCCATCAGACTGGCTTCGACGGGCCAGTCCTCTAACAGGGGCCACCGGTCGTCGTAGAGGCCGATCCGCTGGACGTAGGGAAACCATTCGGCCTCCGTGCGGAGCTCGGTCGTCGGGGTCCCAAAAAGGCGGATTTCTCCGGCATCGGGGAGGAAGCGACCCGTCAGGTGGTGCAGGAGGAGTTCGGCCTCGGCCTCCGGCATACCGACGATGGCCAGAGACTCACCCCGCCGCAAGGTCAACGCCGAGACTCGAAGGGCCGGCCGTCCGTAGACGGTCCGCTCGAAGTCCCGGACTTCTAAGACGTACTCGTCTGTCTTGGGACGTGAGGCGTCCACCGGCATCGAGCCTCCCACTTTTCAAGTATTTTTCAACGGAAGGGACGGCGTGATGACGGAACGGCGCTCATCCGACAAGTCGACCCACGGCGGACGGCGAACGGTCCACCCTGGACTCCGTCCCCTCGTCCCGTGGAAATGACGACCCCGCTCTTGCGAGCGGGGCTCGGATTCCCATTTCGCACCTTCCGCCCCCGCCGCCGGGACCCGGCCCCGGGCTTGAGGCCGATGTTCCTACATCCACGCCTGGACGAGTCGGGCCCCCTCTTCCGGCGAGAGGCCCAGGGGTTGGTCGACGGGGATGCCCCGCTTGTAGGCCGGCTCCAGGTCTTCGTAAGTCTCGACTTCGATCTCGTAGAACAGGCCGATGGGGATGCGGTCTCCGAACTCCAGGGCCTTCTCGACGGCCCGGGCAAAGTCCGACGGGTCGTGGCCCTCATCTTCCAGGCGGTACACCCGCTGACGGAACCAGGCGTAGGTATTCACGTTGTTGTACGTGACGCAGGGGGAGAACACGTCGATCAGGGCAAACCCCCGATGGCGGATGCCGTGAGCCACGAGGGACGCCAGGTGATTCGGGTCCCCCGAAAAGCCCCGGGCCACGTACGTCGCCCCAGACATCAGGGCCAGGGCGATGGGATTCACGGGCGGCTCGATGTTGCCGTAAGGCGTCGACTTCGTGCGGACGCCCTTCATCGAGGTCGGCGACACCTGTCCCGTCGTCAGGCCGTAAATCTGGTTGTTCATGACGATGTACGTGATGTCCAGGTTCCGCCGCATGGCGTGGATGAAGTGGCCCATCCCGATGCCGTACCCGTCCCCGTCCCCGCCCGTGACGACGACGTGAAGCCGCGGGTTGGCCAGCTTGATGCCCTCGGCGACCGGCAGGGCTCGACCGTGCAGGCCGTGGAAGCCGTAGGCCCGAATGAAGCCGGGCAGGTTCGACGAACAACCGATCCCCGAGACGACGACGACCTGGCTCGGGTCGATCTGCAGATACGCCAGGGCCTTCTGGAGGGCCTTCAGGACCCCGTAGTCCCCACAGCCGGGACACCAGTCCGGATGGACCGGTCCCTCGTACGCCTCGACCGGGACGTCCCGAATCTCCTGAATCACGTCTAAGACTGCCGTAGCCATCTTCGAACCCCCTTCAAGTACTCGGTGCAAAGCGGTTGGGTGCCGGGAAGTTCGGTGTCGGAGCCCGACGACCGACGGTCTGTTCTCATGATTCGTCTGACTGTCGGAGGAAGGGGCCGGCTTCGGATTCATGAGGACCATCGCCTCTTCCGGAGGATCGGTCTGCCTTCTCTTTGGGCCGGCCCACCATCCCCTCCGTCATTCCCCGGGAAATACCGAAATCCCGTCTTCCAGGATCGCCTTCACGCCCTGAACGACATAGGCGGGCTCCATCGGCTCGCCGTCGTACTTCCGGACGGCGCCGTGGGCCAAAAAGCCCGTCTCGGCCCGGATATGCCGCATGAGCTGGCCCGTATAGTTTTGCTCGACGACGATGACCTTCGGACTCCGCCGGAGGACGTCCATCACGCCGTCCGACGGGAAGGGGTACAGGTACTTCAGGGCCAAGACGTTCGTCGAAATTCCCGCCCGGGTCAGGCGGTCGGCCGCTTCTATCAAGATGCCCTTCGTCGACCCCCATCCGACCAGGGTGACGTCCGCCCGCTCGGGCCCGATGACCTGCGGGGCCGGGATTTCCTGCCGCAAGAACCGAAGCTTCCGCATCCGCTTGTCCATGCTTTTCTTACGCTTGACGGGGTCCGTACCGACGTCGCTGATCAGGATGCCCCGCTCGTCGTGCTCATCGGTCGCCGCCGTGTAACAGACGCCGGGCGTGCCCGGCAGGACCCGGGGAGAGACGCCCGTCGGCGTGTCGGCAAAGCGCTTGTACTCCCGGTCTTCCGGCCATTCCCGCAGGGCGGACTCGCCCCGGTCGATGGGGACGTCGAATCGAATGTCTGCCGGGTCGACCGTCTCCCGGTGCTCGGACAGGTATAGGTCGCTGGCGACCAGGACGGGGATCTGGTAGCGCTCGGCCCAGTTGAAGGCCTCCGCCATCGTGTAGTAGCAGTCCAGGGCGTCCGTCGGGGCCAGGATCATCTTGGGATAGTCTCCCTGGGAAGCGCCAAAGAGCTGCCAGAAGTCGGCCTGCTCCGTCTTGGTCGGGAGGCCCGTCGAGGGCCCGCCCCGCATGGCGTTGATGACCACGACGGGCGTCTCCGTCATGGCCGCCTCCCCGATGGCTTCCGTCATGAGGGAGAAGCCGCCGCCGGACGTGGCGCACAGCGCCCGAACGCCGGCAAAGCCCGCCCCGATGGCAAAGTTGATGACGGCCAGCTCGTCCTCGCACTGCTTGACGACGACCCCGAGCTCCGGGCCGTACCGGGCGAACCAGTGAAGGATCGACGAGGCGGGCGTCATCGGATAAGCCGCGTAGAACTTGCAACCCGCCGCGACGGCCCCGAGGGCGAACATCTCGTTGCCCGTCGTGACGGCCAGGGGCTTGGGCCCCCTCGGGAAAGGCGAGTGAATCGGCGGGAAGTTCTCCCGGGCGTACTCGTAGCCCCGCCAAGCGACCTGGACGTTCTCCCGCACGACTGGAGCGCCCTTGTGCTTGAAGATGTCCTGCATGACGCCTTCGACGTACGAAAAGTCCAACTGCAAGACCCAGGTCGCCGCCCCGAGCAGGACCGTGTTTTGCATGACGGGCTTGTAGCCCAGGTCCTTACAAAGGGCTTTACAGGGGACCCCGCAGTATCGCAAGTCGCCCCGATGGTCTTCCGGCACCCGGACGACCTCCGTGTTGAACAGGACCCAGCCGTCCGAGTCCACCTCTCGCAGGTGCCGATCGAGCGTGTCTTGATTCAGGGCGATCAGGACGTTCAAGTGGTCCCCGTGGTTATGAATCTTCTCCGTCGCTATCCGGATCCGAAGCCAGACATGACCGCCCCGGATCACGGACTGATAGCTGTTGTAGGCATATATGTGAAGGCCGTGGCGGGCCGCTATCTTGGCGATCGAGTCCCCCGTTCGCCCGATGCCCTCACCAGCCTCCCCACCCACACCGACGGTGATCTCTTGCCGACTCATCGATGACCTCCTGAATGAAGGCGTGGCGACATGCAAATTCGTAAAAGATAGGTCTTTTCCGGCGGGACTTCAACGCTTCGGGCATGCCGCCACGCCTTCGGAGGATCTATCGGACCTTAGGGGGGCGGGGCCTGCAGGGCCTGACGGGTCAATAGGTAGCGCTCGATACTCCGGTA
Above is a window of bacterium HR11 DNA encoding:
- the ytrE_1 gene encoding ABC transporter ATP-binding protein YtrE, coding for MPVDASRPKTDEYVLEVRDFERTVYGRPALRVSALTLRRGESLAIVGMPEAEAELLLHHLTGRFLPDAGEIRLFGTPTTELRTEAEWFPYVQRIGLYDDRWPLLEDWPVEASLMATFAMDWSTPMDERRYAEIRTLARRVGLRPADLERPMGEAGPDIRFRVHLARALAFSPDLLILFYPTERLDGATAFELGRLVRRVGRDLTLLLFTRDEALAAWLCRRVVSIDPATGAVREVRTQFPWWERLRQWFRA
- the korB_1 gene encoding 2-oxoglutarate oxidoreductase subunit KorB translates to MATAVLDVIQEIRDVPVEAYEGPVHPDWCPGCGDYGVLKALQKALAYLQIDPSQVVVVSGIGCSSNLPGFIRAYGFHGLHGRALPVAEGIKLANPRLHVVVTGGDGDGYGIGMGHFIHAMRRNLDITYIVMNNQIYGLTTGQVSPTSMKGVRTKSTPYGNIEPPVNPIALALMSGATYVARGFSGDPNHLASLVAHGIRHRGFALIDVFSPCVTYNNVNTYAWFRQRVYRLEDEGHDPSDFARAVEKALEFGDRIPIGLFYEIEVETYEDLEPAYKRGIPVDQPLGLSPEEGARLVQAWM
- the korA_1 gene encoding 2-oxoglutarate oxidoreductase subunit KorA encodes the protein MSRQEITVGVGGEAGEGIGRTGDSIAKIAARHGLHIYAYNSYQSVIRGGHVWLRIRIATEKIHNHGDHLNVLIALNQDTLDRHLREVDSDGWVLFNTEVVRVPEDHRGDLRYCGVPCKALCKDLGYKPVMQNTVLLGAATWVLQLDFSYVEGVMQDIFKHKGAPVVRENVQVAWRGYEYARENFPPIHSPFPRGPKPLAVTTGNEMFALGAVAAGCKFYAAYPMTPASSILHWFARYGPELGVVVKQCEDELAVINFAIGAGFAGVRALCATSGGGFSLMTEAIGEAAMTETPVVVINAMRGGPSTGLPTKTEQADFWQLFGASQGDYPKMILAPTDALDCYYTMAEAFNWAERYQIPVLVASDLYLSEHRETVDPADIRFDVPIDRGESALREWPEDREYKRFADTPTGVSPRVLPGTPGVCYTAATDEHDERGILISDVGTDPVKRKKSMDKRMRKLRFLRQEIPAPQVIGPERADVTLVGWGSTKGILIEAADRLTRAGISTNVLALKYLYPFPSDGVMDVLRRSPKVIVVEQNYTGQLMRHIRAETGFLAHGAVRKYDGEPMEPAYVVQGVKAILEDGISVFPGE
- the nudL gene encoding putative Nudix hydrolase NudL: MVPSLKPSGLPVKPWQDPDLKERLQAHLRPIPERCPPAPEAGLTPAAVLIPLEWQADPPAWFLYVIQRSRAMTLHRGQIAFPGGVARPGDAGPWGTALREAWEEVGLPPEVAEPLGSLPPVRTVTDFWVCPVVAFLRAAWPVRLNRREVEAWIRVPLAHLMDPSHYRWLEMRKGPDVYQGPCFQYGPYLIWGATARMIVAFLESLAEAYGY